A genomic window from Catenulispora sp. MAP5-51 includes:
- a CDS encoding DUF4132 domain-containing protein, whose translation MSGATTTDIQSEDTCAIPEAMRRLVIPRRGGAPAGPLAVAPDAAAYYAIWLDKQSSVIAEIFADEASEAVLVEEYRASQGDLAAATPLAAAIAATLAMSEDTPTYKNLTGITDAWIAVRGLAFAAAATVELQGVRASGAYRLGARIQPCLSRRDTVAYQDLSDSSKCFDLAVRLRQHLAVAGEEDYTQASETLAGYRASLANPTGIAAVRQRVLTSFLLPEHEDWVEADFAFLGSRQDHLPQWLAVASITTEHLAAVFPAGSTFPWYVTREPAALWTALDAVGVQLLPTLISWLGSEVNADSIQQLLPVVAAVPSTDAFRFLLDNIDKKYYTATAQAAAKNFPRRALNVLADAALRHTPRGLAAANVLRLHIVANDALVQDELPNLTPALREYVEKVRAANVRLPDADPGVLPPLFVSPPWLSAVKPAKPVVIAGLVAPTETVMAWQDGEEERWASAQLITNAQWKLDSWEDIAGRIGTGGTAGWYANSHFAVDGPEDLVRSVLPRWEPDSWQAGTWIPCLVARFGPEALPPILSLARSDPASGSVFLGPFAAPGIALLAADWLSRLKTARPFALAWLTRHPGVAARTLIPVALGKAGKARGAAELTIRTLAARGFADEIAEAAAGYGDAAARAIAAIVADDGTLTLPKVMPAIPEWAEPGSLPQVLLKGRQAALPRESVEYLLLMLAVSKSAEPYAGIEKAKDICDPESLAAFAWALFENWRGVEYPAKESWAFDALRWFGDDEAVRRLSPLIRLWPGENGHQRAVAGLDVLADIGGTVALMHLYGISQKVKFKALKERATQRVTEIADDLGLTAEQLGDRLVPDLGLASSGTLSLDYGPRQFTVGFDEQLKPYAADQAGKRLKALPKPGAKDDAELAPDAYQRFSALKKDARTLAADQIARFELAMVTQRRWTSQEFREFFVEHPLLRHIVRRLVWGVFTDDGFSGAFRVAEDLSLADISDDEYALADDAMIGIVHPLHLGADVAAWSDVFADYEILQPFAQLGRTVFAFTEEEKAANSLTRFEGIDIPVGKVLGLERRGWYRGAPQDAGIQGWITRALPGGGEITATLDPGITVGYVDEWGATQRFKGIVIGARPVFGDLDAITASEILRDLTEVTTQ comes from the coding sequence ATGAGCGGCGCCACCACGACCGACATCCAGTCGGAGGACACCTGCGCGATCCCCGAGGCGATGCGCCGCCTCGTGATCCCCCGCCGCGGCGGTGCCCCGGCCGGGCCGCTCGCCGTCGCCCCGGACGCCGCCGCGTACTACGCGATCTGGCTGGACAAGCAGAGCTCTGTCATCGCCGAGATCTTCGCCGATGAGGCAAGCGAAGCCGTTCTGGTCGAGGAATACCGGGCCTCCCAAGGCGACCTCGCCGCCGCCACCCCGTTGGCGGCGGCGATCGCGGCGACGTTGGCGATGTCGGAGGACACGCCGACCTACAAGAACCTCACCGGCATCACCGACGCCTGGATCGCCGTGCGCGGCCTCGCGTTCGCCGCGGCGGCGACGGTCGAACTGCAGGGAGTGCGGGCCTCAGGCGCGTACCGCCTGGGAGCGCGCATCCAGCCCTGCCTGTCCCGTCGGGACACCGTCGCCTACCAAGACCTCTCCGATTCCTCGAAGTGCTTCGACCTCGCCGTCCGTCTGCGGCAGCATCTGGCGGTGGCGGGGGAGGAGGACTATACGCAGGCCTCTGAGACACTCGCCGGATACCGGGCGTCGCTGGCGAATCCGACAGGGATCGCGGCGGTGCGGCAGCGGGTACTGACCTCATTCCTGCTCCCAGAGCACGAGGACTGGGTCGAAGCCGACTTCGCCTTCCTCGGATCGCGGCAGGACCACCTGCCGCAGTGGCTGGCGGTCGCCTCGATCACGACGGAACACCTGGCGGCCGTCTTCCCGGCGGGGAGTACCTTCCCGTGGTACGTCACCCGGGAGCCGGCCGCGTTGTGGACCGCCCTCGACGCGGTCGGCGTCCAGCTGCTCCCGACCCTGATCAGCTGGCTCGGCAGCGAGGTGAACGCGGATTCCATCCAGCAGCTGCTCCCGGTCGTCGCCGCCGTCCCGTCCACGGACGCCTTCCGGTTCCTGCTGGACAACATCGACAAGAAGTACTACACGGCCACGGCCCAGGCCGCCGCCAAGAACTTCCCCCGGCGTGCCCTGAACGTGCTTGCCGACGCCGCGCTCCGCCACACCCCGCGCGGCCTGGCCGCCGCCAATGTGTTGCGCCTGCACATAGTCGCCAACGACGCGCTCGTGCAGGACGAACTCCCGAACCTCACTCCGGCGCTGCGCGAATACGTCGAGAAGGTCCGCGCCGCCAACGTCCGCCTCCCCGATGCCGACCCCGGCGTGCTCCCGCCGCTCTTCGTCAGCCCGCCGTGGCTGTCCGCCGTGAAGCCGGCCAAGCCGGTCGTCATCGCGGGGCTCGTCGCGCCGACCGAGACCGTCATGGCCTGGCAGGACGGCGAGGAAGAGCGGTGGGCTTCCGCGCAGCTCATCACGAATGCCCAGTGGAAGCTCGACAGCTGGGAGGACATCGCCGGCCGCATCGGCACCGGCGGCACGGCGGGCTGGTACGCGAACAGCCACTTCGCCGTCGACGGCCCCGAGGACCTGGTGCGCTCGGTCCTCCCCCGCTGGGAGCCCGACTCCTGGCAGGCCGGGACGTGGATCCCGTGCCTGGTCGCGCGGTTCGGCCCCGAGGCCCTGCCGCCGATCCTGAGCCTGGCGCGCAGCGACCCGGCCTCGGGCAGCGTCTTCCTCGGCCCGTTCGCCGCCCCCGGGATCGCGCTGCTGGCCGCGGACTGGCTCAGCCGGTTGAAAACCGCCCGGCCGTTCGCGCTGGCCTGGCTGACGCGGCACCCGGGCGTCGCGGCCAGAACCTTGATACCGGTCGCGCTCGGCAAGGCCGGCAAGGCGCGCGGCGCCGCCGAGCTGACGATCCGCACGCTCGCCGCACGCGGATTCGCCGACGAGATCGCCGAGGCCGCCGCGGGCTACGGCGACGCCGCGGCGCGGGCGATCGCCGCGATCGTCGCCGACGACGGCACCCTCACCCTGCCCAAGGTGATGCCGGCCATCCCCGAATGGGCCGAGCCCGGATCGCTGCCGCAGGTCCTGCTCAAGGGCCGGCAGGCCGCGCTGCCCCGGGAGTCGGTGGAGTACCTGCTGCTCATGCTCGCGGTGTCCAAGTCGGCCGAGCCGTACGCCGGGATCGAGAAGGCGAAGGACATCTGCGACCCGGAGTCCCTGGCCGCTTTCGCGTGGGCCCTGTTCGAGAACTGGCGCGGCGTCGAGTACCCGGCGAAGGAGAGCTGGGCCTTCGACGCGCTGCGGTGGTTCGGCGACGACGAGGCGGTGCGGCGCCTGTCCCCGCTGATCCGGCTGTGGCCCGGGGAGAACGGGCACCAGCGCGCCGTCGCGGGTCTGGACGTCCTGGCCGACATCGGCGGCACCGTGGCGCTGATGCACCTCTACGGCATCTCGCAGAAGGTCAAGTTCAAGGCGCTGAAGGAGCGGGCGACGCAGCGGGTCACCGAGATCGCCGACGACCTCGGTCTCACCGCGGAACAGCTGGGCGACCGTCTCGTCCCGGACCTCGGCTTGGCGTCCTCCGGGACGCTGTCCCTGGACTATGGTCCGCGGCAGTTCACCGTCGGGTTCGACGAGCAGCTCAAGCCGTACGCCGCCGACCAGGCCGGCAAGCGTCTCAAGGCCCTGCCGAAGCCGGGTGCCAAGGACGACGCCGAGCTCGCACCGGACGCCTACCAACGGTTCTCCGCCTTGAAGAAGGACGCGCGGACCCTCGCCGCGGACCAGATCGCCCGCTTCGAACTGGCCATGGTGACGCAGCGCCGCTGGACGTCCCAGGAGTTCCGCGAGTTCTTCGTCGAGCATCCCCTGCTGCGCCACATCGTCCGACGCCTGGTCTGGGGTGTGTTCACGGACGACGGCTTCAGCGGCGCCTTCCGAGTCGCGGAGGACCTGAGTCTGGCCGACATCTCAGACGACGAATACGCCCTCGCCGACGACGCGATGATCGGCATCGTGCATCCCCTGCACCTCGGTGCGGACGTGGCCGCGTGGTCCGACGTGTTCGCCGACTACGAGATCCTGCAGCCGTTCGCGCAGTTGGGCCGGACCGTGTTCGCGTTCACGGAGGAGGAGAAGGCCGCCAACAGCCTCACCAGGTTCGAGGGCATCGACATCCCGGTCGGCAAGGTCCTGGGCCTGGAGCGGCGCGGCTGGTACCGGGGTGCGCCGCAGGACGCCGGGATCCAGGGCTGGATCACGCGGGCGCTTCCCGGCGGCGGCGAGATCACCGCGACCCTCGACCCGGGTATCACCGTCGGCTACGTCGACGAGTGGGGCGCGACGCAGCGGTTCAAGGGGATCGTCATCGGCGCCCGCCCGGTCTTCGGGGACCTCGACGCGATCACGGCTTCCGAGATCCTGCGGGACCTGACCGAGGTAACGACGCAGTGA
- a CDS encoding ferric reductase-like transmembrane domain-containing protein, with the protein MVQGWSTGFEAPYDADWVVPRRDWRHSLPLLPRRPLSAVLLAVLGAGIAGLLALWWRQTPADRMQSLPDYLVMLAQITGLVGAYLLLVEIALMARSPWLEHRLGSWLASAHRSLGGYLVLLLCAHVGFVIAAYSVSVHASPPAVLISILRTYPGVLAATIGFLVMLLAGFTSARGIRRRLGYEGWHGIHLMMYPAAAAAFWHQISLGAQFTRNPWAADIWVGMHAVVAAAIVCNRIVIPLLNNRHHRFRVTRVEEVGPDAMSVYITGRQVADLGAAAGQYFRWRFMSRSLWYQAHPFSLSAAPHADTLRLTFKCVGGYTRRLKRRLRPGVRVFLDGPYGAFTGVLRRQHGVVMIGGGIGVTPLRAIAETMHGRRHDIIFIQRASKVGDLILTRELEALNAAGRLIYIPAIGSRKNDPLSADRLLDLIPDLEDREVFICGSVGMAAAAVRNLRRAGVRRGRIHTEIFDF; encoded by the coding sequence GTGGTCCAGGGTTGGTCAACGGGGTTCGAAGCGCCGTACGACGCCGACTGGGTCGTACCCCGGCGGGACTGGCGGCACAGCCTGCCCCTCCTTCCGCGCCGGCCGTTGTCCGCGGTGTTGTTGGCCGTGCTCGGTGCGGGGATCGCCGGGCTGCTGGCCTTGTGGTGGCGGCAGACGCCGGCCGACCGGATGCAGTCGCTGCCGGACTACCTCGTGATGCTGGCGCAGATCACCGGGCTGGTCGGGGCGTACCTGCTGCTCGTCGAGATCGCGCTCATGGCGCGCTCGCCCTGGCTGGAGCACCGGCTGGGATCGTGGCTCGCCTCCGCGCACCGCAGCCTCGGCGGGTACCTGGTGCTCCTGCTGTGCGCGCACGTCGGGTTCGTGATCGCCGCGTACTCGGTCAGCGTGCACGCCTCGCCGCCGGCCGTCCTGATCAGCATCCTGCGAACCTACCCGGGCGTGCTCGCGGCCACGATCGGCTTCCTGGTGATGCTGCTCGCGGGGTTCACCTCGGCGCGGGGCATCCGGCGGCGGCTGGGTTATGAGGGCTGGCACGGGATCCACCTGATGATGTACCCGGCGGCGGCTGCCGCGTTCTGGCACCAGATCAGCCTGGGCGCGCAGTTCACGCGCAATCCCTGGGCCGCCGACATCTGGGTGGGCATGCACGCGGTCGTCGCGGCGGCGATCGTCTGCAACCGCATCGTCATCCCGCTCCTGAACAACCGGCATCACCGCTTCCGTGTGACGCGCGTGGAGGAGGTCGGGCCCGACGCGATGAGCGTCTACATCACCGGACGGCAGGTCGCCGACCTCGGGGCCGCGGCCGGCCAGTACTTCCGGTGGCGGTTCATGAGCCGGAGCCTGTGGTACCAGGCGCACCCGTTCTCGCTGTCCGCTGCGCCGCACGCGGACACCCTGCGCCTGACGTTCAAGTGCGTCGGCGGCTACACCCGGCGGCTCAAGCGCCGGCTGCGTCCCGGAGTCAGGGTGTTCCTGGACGGCCCGTACGGCGCGTTCACCGGAGTCCTGCGCCGCCAGCACGGCGTGGTGATGATCGGCGGCGGCATCGGCGTCACCCCGCTGCGGGCCATCGCGGAGACCATGCACGGCCGGCGCCACGACATCATCTTCATCCAACGGGCCTCGAAGGTCGGGGACCTGATCCTCACCCGCGAACTCGAGGCTCTCAACGCCGCCGGCCGCCTCATCTACATCCCGGCCATCGGCAGCCGCAAGAACGACCCGCTGTCCGCCGACCGGCTCCTGGACCTGATCCCGGACCTGGAGGACCGCGAGGTGTTCATCTGCGGCTCGGTCGGGATGGCCGCCGCGGCGGTGCGGAACCTGCGGCGGGCGGGGGTCCGGCGGGGACGGATCCACACCGAGATCTTCGACTTCTGA
- a CDS encoding TetR family transcriptional regulator C-terminal domain-containing protein has product MAPDSRRTGGGDAPAAPDRRTDLLDRLADLIAESGVEGVSIRTLATRAEVSIGTVQYYFATKDELLRAVWLHVREQSARRFRDPGTARLSPTEHLDQLIGLLLAPDPGDRLSRVWLALAARAAHDPGIAELHRDQWRETEELLARALAAVKAEKLGVAGDAVDEPDPAEAADAAAELLALLDGLTIAVLTAPERMPATRALRIARTWTASWCQP; this is encoded by the coding sequence TTGGCACCTGACAGCAGACGGACAGGCGGCGGCGACGCCCCGGCAGCCCCCGACCGCCGCACCGACCTGCTCGACCGCCTCGCCGACCTGATCGCCGAGAGCGGCGTCGAAGGCGTCAGCATCCGCACACTCGCGACCCGCGCCGAGGTTTCCATCGGCACCGTCCAGTACTACTTCGCGACCAAGGACGAACTCCTCCGGGCGGTCTGGCTCCACGTCCGCGAACAGTCGGCACGACGCTTCCGCGACCCCGGCACAGCGCGCCTGTCCCCGACCGAGCACCTTGACCAATTGATCGGGCTGCTGCTGGCGCCCGACCCCGGCGACCGGCTCTCCCGGGTCTGGCTGGCGCTCGCCGCCCGCGCCGCGCACGATCCGGGGATAGCTGAGCTGCACCGGGATCAGTGGCGGGAGACTGAGGAACTGCTGGCGCGGGCGCTTGCCGCGGTGAAGGCGGAGAAGCTTGGGGTGGCGGGGGATGCAGTCGATGAGCCCGATCCAGCCGAAGCAGCCGATGCCGCCGCCGAACTCTTGGCCCTCCTCGACGGCCTGACCATCGCGGTCCTCACCGCGCCCGAGCGGATGCCGGCGACGCGTGCCCTTCGGATCGCTCGCACCTGGACCGCGTCGTGGTGTCAGCCCTGA
- a CDS encoding heme-binding protein: protein MSISLVQAEAVIAAARARAAERGVAVALGVVDAGGNLVAFARADGANLITIDTAIGKAFTAVSIGADSVNLTAAIQPGGPLFGTGLVLAGSRSLVPYGGGVVIRDGERVIGAVGVSGAPDSAVDHEIAAAAAAQVPAQVPTQVTAQVTAP, encoded by the coding sequence GTGAGCATCAGCTTGGTCCAGGCCGAAGCCGTCATCGCCGCCGCGCGGGCCCGGGCGGCCGAGCGCGGCGTGGCCGTCGCGCTCGGGGTGGTGGACGCCGGCGGCAACCTGGTCGCCTTCGCCCGCGCCGACGGTGCGAACCTCATCACCATCGACACCGCGATCGGGAAGGCGTTCACCGCTGTCAGCATCGGCGCCGACAGCGTCAACCTGACGGCGGCCATCCAGCCCGGCGGCCCGCTGTTCGGGACCGGTCTGGTCCTGGCCGGCTCGCGGTCGCTGGTCCCCTATGGCGGGGGCGTCGTCATCCGGGACGGCGAGCGGGTGATCGGGGCGGTCGGGGTCTCCGGCGCGCCCGATTCGGCGGTCGACCACGAGATCGCGGCCGCCGCTGCCGCGCAGGTCCCGGCGCAGGTCCCGACCCAGGTCACAGCCCAGGTCACAGCGCCCTAG
- a CDS encoding DUF4097 family beta strand repeat-containing protein: MQKFQTPAPVTVVLDIPAGQIRLLAGERTDTTVEVLPSEASKRRDAKAAAQTTVEFSDGVLRIATADPNKILGSSGSVDVTIALPAGSRIEGRAGAAELHSTGRLGEVAFDGGYRSVELDEVGGARIKMHMGDVSIAKLTGPAQLRNGRGDITVAEAVTGALDLRTDMGDLKVSAARGVSGTLDARSGYGRITNAMKNSDGSGAGLNIKATTSHGDIIATSL, from the coding sequence ATGCAGAAGTTCCAGACCCCCGCCCCCGTCACCGTCGTCCTGGACATCCCGGCGGGCCAGATCCGGCTCCTGGCCGGCGAGCGCACCGACACCACCGTCGAGGTGCTGCCGTCCGAGGCCTCGAAGCGGCGCGACGCCAAGGCCGCGGCGCAGACCACCGTGGAGTTCAGCGACGGGGTGCTGCGGATCGCGACGGCCGACCCGAACAAGATCCTGGGCAGCTCCGGTTCGGTGGACGTGACCATCGCGCTGCCGGCCGGCTCGCGGATCGAGGGCCGGGCCGGTGCCGCCGAGCTCCACAGCACCGGCCGGCTCGGCGAGGTGGCGTTCGACGGCGGCTACCGCTCGGTCGAGCTGGACGAGGTCGGCGGTGCGCGCATCAAGATGCACATGGGCGACGTCTCCATCGCCAAGCTGACCGGCCCGGCGCAGCTGCGCAACGGCCGCGGGGACATCACCGTCGCCGAGGCCGTGACCGGCGCGCTCGACCTGCGCACCGACATGGGCGACCTGAAGGTCTCCGCCGCCCGCGGCGTCTCCGGGACCCTGGACGCCCGCAGCGGCTACGGCCGGATCACCAACGCGATGAAGAACTCCGACGGCAGCGGCGCCGGCCTGAACATCAAGGCCACCACCTCGCACGGCGACATCATCGCCACCAGCCTCTGA
- a CDS encoding FMN-binding protein — MRIPHIKTLLSVIGTVGTMGGLLAAKTSAHGLAPETLPATKTVHGTGAAAVTTVTGPPIPVTHGIVQVRITVAGGHITEVGTISLPHDNDDSWGRSIVAASVLDREVLAAQSANVDGVSGATYTSKAYKTSLQAAIDASKT, encoded by the coding sequence GTGCGAATCCCCCACATCAAGACCCTGCTGTCCGTCATCGGCACCGTCGGCACGATGGGCGGCCTGCTCGCCGCCAAGACCTCGGCCCACGGCCTGGCGCCGGAGACCCTCCCGGCCACGAAGACCGTGCACGGCACCGGCGCCGCCGCGGTCACGACCGTCACCGGCCCCCCGATCCCGGTCACGCACGGCATCGTCCAGGTCCGCATCACCGTGGCCGGCGGGCACATCACCGAGGTCGGGACGATCAGCCTGCCGCACGACAACGACGACTCCTGGGGACGCTCGATCGTGGCCGCCTCCGTCCTGGACCGCGAGGTCCTCGCCGCGCAGTCCGCGAACGTCGACGGGGTGAGCGGGGCGACCTACACCTCCAAGGCCTACAAGACCTCGCTCCAGGCGGCGATCGATGCGAGCAAGACCTGA
- a CDS encoding cell wall-binding repeat-containing protein, whose product MASRTSRPPRVPALLAACGIAAATAAMATAAHAGTAPLSAASTTTVPAPASGVSRVYGGDRYLTGVQVSQSQWADAAGDSTGRAKAQAVVLARGDTFPDALSGVPLAAKVHGPLLLTEPTALTGATAAEIQRVLGPGAGQPVYILGGTGAVSPAVEAQLVRDGYAVTRYQGSNRYQTALDVARRGLGDPSHIVVATGDGYADALTAGPFAAGPDAVNGVPAAIVLSDGQSLDPATAAYVSGKLVAAGPGDCAAVTAVGGQAQAAVHSVTPPGVCDNPLAGADRYATAVAVAQQFPAGPAVGVATGGGFADALTGGAAMAALGRPLVLTASAVLGDNPRQWLVGAHQNGVNATVVFGGPTAVGNGVFGQLQDIANGGQGLPSDGLCGAPNNPYGFNYCGAGAEVTRTQVPGDICSYFSCIGSAPSHESFWNGVGYLEVCNDGDISLSGGRSGACSSHGGEDHPVWKR is encoded by the coding sequence TTGGCGTCACGGACATCCCGACCACCCCGCGTCCCGGCCCTGCTGGCGGCGTGCGGAATCGCGGCGGCCACCGCCGCCATGGCCACCGCCGCCCACGCGGGCACCGCGCCGTTGTCGGCTGCATCGACGACGACCGTGCCCGCACCGGCCTCCGGCGTCAGCCGGGTCTACGGCGGCGACCGCTACCTGACCGGCGTCCAGGTCTCGCAGTCGCAATGGGCCGACGCCGCCGGCGACTCCACCGGGCGTGCCAAGGCGCAGGCCGTCGTCCTCGCGCGCGGCGACACGTTCCCGGACGCCCTGTCCGGCGTTCCGCTGGCCGCCAAGGTGCACGGCCCGCTCCTGCTCACCGAGCCGACTGCGCTCACCGGCGCCACCGCCGCCGAGATCCAGCGCGTCCTGGGCCCCGGTGCCGGGCAGCCGGTGTACATCCTCGGCGGGACCGGGGCGGTCTCGCCGGCCGTCGAGGCCCAGCTGGTGCGGGACGGCTACGCGGTGACCCGGTATCAGGGCTCGAACCGCTACCAGACTGCTCTGGACGTGGCACGCCGAGGCCTCGGCGACCCGTCCCACATCGTCGTCGCGACCGGTGACGGCTACGCCGACGCGCTCACCGCGGGCCCGTTCGCGGCGGGCCCGGACGCGGTCAACGGCGTGCCGGCCGCGATCGTGCTGTCCGACGGCCAAAGCCTGGACCCGGCCACCGCGGCCTACGTCTCCGGCAAGCTCGTGGCGGCGGGACCCGGCGACTGCGCCGCCGTGACCGCCGTCGGCGGCCAGGCCCAAGCGGCGGTTCACTCCGTCACACCGCCCGGGGTCTGCGACAACCCGCTCGCGGGAGCGGACCGCTACGCCACGGCCGTCGCGGTCGCGCAGCAGTTCCCGGCGGGCCCGGCGGTCGGCGTCGCCACCGGCGGCGGCTTCGCGGACGCCCTCACCGGCGGCGCGGCGATGGCCGCCCTCGGCCGCCCGCTGGTGCTCACGGCCTCGGCCGTCCTGGGCGACAACCCGCGGCAGTGGCTGGTCGGCGCGCACCAGAACGGTGTGAACGCGACGGTCGTCTTCGGCGGGCCCACCGCGGTCGGCAACGGCGTGTTCGGGCAGTTGCAGGACATCGCGAACGGCGGCCAGGGCCTGCCGTCCGACGGCCTGTGCGGCGCGCCGAACAACCCGTACGGGTTCAACTACTGCGGAGCCGGCGCGGAGGTCACGAGGACGCAGGTCCCGGGGGACATCTGCTCCTACTTCTCCTGCATCGGTTCGGCTCCGTCCCACGAAAGCTTCTGGAACGGCGTCGGCTACCTGGAAGTCTGCAACGACGGCGACATCTCGCTGTCGGGCGGCCGGAGCGGGGCTTGTTCTTCACACGGCGGCGAGGACCACCCGGTGTGGAAGCGCTGA
- a CDS encoding tetratricopeptide repeat protein: protein MPLSADGQQQTQGQIGTRLQELRTRRGLTQRALAEPGYTAAYVSTLEAGKARASEAALRYFAERLAISYEELATGVPAGLRAEIREGLAEANAAMDDGRATEAEAVLAALLGRAAGTDVPDLVADIHVTRGSFLLRRGDLDAGREQFEQAEALLADRPLPARVRAVRGRATAYYLAGDVRYSCYLLENTISELNGGGLPDPASLVLLYAAVIGPYLELGALERATKAATLALDLAARVADPVAVATLHRSVARTLAAGGRFDEAEAALVKAQDVYQQWEIRAELAQCHWMRGYLYAQHERLADAETELRTAARMLRAADSVFYAVQVEVELADVRWRLGHTAEAEELLTRLLADLGPGHGAVHAAAAHRLLGLIHERADDPEAAERHYRMAIELQQDSDVTGDLADTSRLLGDLLDRQGRTREAVAAYRNGLTGLARPGTTTLGAAPLPPPVIPADPVHRTVPGVPTEGGSQG from the coding sequence ATGCCCCTGTCCGCCGACGGCCAGCAGCAGACGCAGGGCCAGATCGGGACACGTCTCCAGGAGTTGCGCACGCGTCGCGGCCTGACCCAGCGCGCTTTGGCCGAACCCGGATACACCGCGGCCTACGTCTCCACCCTGGAAGCCGGCAAAGCCCGCGCCTCCGAAGCGGCACTGCGCTACTTCGCCGAGCGCCTCGCGATCAGCTACGAGGAACTGGCCACCGGCGTCCCGGCCGGCCTGCGCGCCGAGATCCGCGAGGGCCTGGCCGAGGCGAACGCGGCCATGGACGACGGCCGCGCGACCGAGGCCGAGGCCGTGCTGGCCGCCCTGCTCGGCCGCGCCGCCGGCACCGACGTGCCCGACCTGGTCGCCGACATCCACGTCACGCGCGGATCGTTCCTGCTGCGCCGCGGCGACCTGGACGCCGGCCGCGAACAGTTCGAGCAGGCCGAGGCGCTGCTGGCCGATCGGCCGCTGCCGGCACGGGTGCGGGCCGTCCGCGGCCGCGCGACCGCGTACTACCTGGCCGGCGACGTCCGCTACTCCTGCTACCTGCTCGAGAACACGATCAGCGAGCTGAACGGCGGCGGCCTGCCGGATCCGGCGTCGCTGGTGCTGTTGTACGCCGCGGTCATCGGACCGTACCTGGAACTCGGTGCGCTGGAGCGCGCCACGAAGGCCGCGACCCTCGCACTGGACCTGGCGGCCCGCGTCGCCGACCCGGTCGCGGTCGCCACGCTGCACCGCTCCGTCGCCCGCACCCTCGCCGCCGGCGGCCGGTTCGACGAGGCCGAGGCCGCACTCGTCAAGGCACAGGACGTCTACCAGCAATGGGAGATCCGGGCCGAACTCGCGCAGTGCCACTGGATGCGCGGCTACCTCTACGCCCAACACGAACGCCTCGCCGACGCCGAGACCGAACTGCGCACGGCCGCACGCATGCTGCGCGCCGCCGACTCCGTGTTCTACGCGGTGCAGGTCGAGGTCGAACTGGCCGACGTCCGCTGGCGCCTGGGCCACACCGCCGAGGCCGAGGAACTCCTCACCCGGCTGCTCGCGGACCTGGGCCCCGGCCACGGCGCGGTCCACGCCGCCGCCGCGCACCGCCTCCTGGGCTTGATCCACGAGCGCGCCGACGACCCCGAAGCCGCCGAACGCCACTACCGCATGGCGATCGAGCTCCAACAGGACTCCGACGTCACCGGCGACCTGGCCGACACCTCACGGCTCCTCGGCGACCTGCTCGACCGCCAGGGCCGCACCCGCGAGGCGGTGGCGGCGTACCGCAACGGGCTCACCGGCCTGGCCCGACCCGGCACCACGACGCTCGGCGCCGCGCCACTTCCGCCGCCGGTCATCCCGGCGGACCCGGTGCATCGAACTGTGCCCGGCGTGCCGACCGAGGGCGGTTCTCAGGGCTGA